The Triticum aestivum cultivar Chinese Spring chromosome 7B, IWGSC CS RefSeq v2.1, whole genome shotgun sequence genome window below encodes:
- the LOC123158982 gene encoding 40S ribosomal protein S25-2 — protein MAPKKEKAPAASSKPAKSGGGKQKKKKWSKGKQKEKVNNAVLFDQATYDKLLTEVPKYKQITPSVLSERLRINGSLARRAIKDLMERGLIRMVSIHSSQQIFTRATNT, from the exons ATG GCACCGAAGAAGGAGAAGGCCCCGGCGGCGTCGTCCAAGCCGGCCAAGTccggcggcggcaagcagaagaagaagaagtggagcAAGGGCAAGCAAAAGGAGAAGGTGAACAACGCGGTGCTGTTCGACCAGGCCACCTACGACAAGCTGCTCACCGAGGTGCCCAAGTACAAGCAGATCACGCCCTCCGTCCTCTCCGAGCGCCTCAGG ATCAACGGGTCTCTGGCTCGCAGGGCTATCAAGGACCTGATGGAGAGGGGGCTCATCAGGATGGTCTCAATCCACTCCAGCCAGCAGATCTTCACCAGGGCGACAAACACCTGA
- the LOC123156080 gene encoding GDSL esterase/lipase At1g28580: protein MGSPSLALLLVFAVLLLNADLGSCGCFKRIFAFGDSIIDTGNFHPGSMWSPPYGGTYFHRPTGRCSDGRLIVDFYAQALGLPLLTPSGPEEKTGQFRTGANFAVLGSIALSPDYYSKRYNFSMPHWCLDWELGSFKAVLARIAPGKAATKRLLSESLIIFGEIGGNDYNFWFYDRQRSRDTPYKYMPDIIARIGSGVQEVINLGAKTILVPGNFPIGCVPIYLSGHKTNKSADYDQFGCLKWYNTFSQKHNQLLRQEVGRLRSRNPGVKVIYADYYGAAMEFFRNPKRHGIDDPLVACCGGNGPYGTGRGCDQNAKVCRDPSRFANWDQVHMTEKAYSVIANGVLNGPYADIPLLHAC from the exons ATGGGGAGTCCCTCATTGGCCCTCCTCTTGGTCTTTGCCGTCCTGCTGCTGAACGCTGATCTAGGGTCGTGCGGCTGCTTCAAGCGCATCTTCGCATTCGGCGACTCCATCATCGACACGGGCAACTTCCACCCAGGTTCGATGTGGAGCCCCCCTTATGGAGGGACCTACTTCCACCGTCCCACGGGCCGCTGCTCAGACGGGCGTCTCATTGTGGACTTCTACG CGCAAGCGTTGGGGCTGCCACTGCTCACACCGAGTGGGCCCGAGGAGAAGACGGGGCAGTTCCGGACCGGTGCCAACTTCGCCGTGTTAGGCTCTATTGCCCTGAGCCCGGACTACTACAGTAAAAGGTATAACTTCAGTATGCCGCACTGGTGCCTCGACTGGGAGCTCGGTTCCTTCAAGGCAGTGCTCGCACGGATAGCTCCTGGAAAAG CTGCAACCAAACGTCTCCTCAGCGAGTCCCTCATCATCTTTGGCGAGATCGGTGGCAACGACTACAACTTCTGGTTCTACGATCGCCAGCGCAGCCGTGACACGCCCTATAAGTACATGCCCGACATCATCGCCCGCATAGGCTCCGGCGTCCAGGAGGTGATCAACCTCGGTGCCAAGACGATCCTTGTTCCTGGAAACTTCCCCATCGGGTGTGTCCCGATTTACCTGAGTGGGCACAAGACTAACAAGTCTGCCGACTATGACCAATTCGGCTGCCTCAAGTGGTACAATACGTTCTCCCAGAAGCACAACCAACTGTTGAGGCAGGAGGTCGGCCGGCTCAGGTCTCGCAACCCTGGCGTGAAGGTCATCTACGCCGACTACTATGGCGCCGCCATGGAGTTTTTCAGGAACCCTAAGAGGCATGGCATCGACGACCCCCTGGTGGCGTGTTGTGGTGGCAACGGCCCCTACGGCACCGGCCGTGGGTGCGATCAGAACGCAAAGGTTTGCCGTGACCCGTCCAGGTTCGCCAACTGGGACCAGGTTCACATGACGGAGAAGGCATACAGTGTCATCGCCAATGGGGTGCTCAACGGCCCGTATGCGGACATTCCGTTGCTCCACGCTTGCTAG